ttgtccacctatatgaagttagctacttcataggattaagacccctggttatactgtatctgaagattctatgaactcagtatggccggagttcccgagaggcatctaatgcacttttaggacacgaaacctaggaattgagacatgaatgacctagtatgcctattgactgttccgaagagacctcttaggagctgttaagatctagttagtgcctctactgtatgacccaagcctattgtaaGTTCttatctgattgttgccctaggtcttagtcatatcaactgtttaggtacttattaggtttctatctactttactatcagtatattaactgtaatgctgtataatgtttgatttgttgtgatctcactagtatgatgaaatggttgttagttttcatttaaggttttgccaacttaaaccgacggactccttccgtttgtgatcagtttcaatcaacacggcaagttgttattcagttatctgaactgataacgagggttaggattagagcttaactcactaataaacctagtactctactgaggataacctccgaggtattgttacacttcagttatacgaccaagtgacatacttctcactgctcaaagagaactccgagagttcagagataagtaggtctgtgtaattggctcatccaaccagatcaacatcaatccaagcatagtcttaacataagcataattacctttccctaacccaatactgatatcttggtcaacatttccttgatctgcatactccagatatcctcccactttatttaccttttttctgcatttaggacctttagctaaaatcaactactatcttttatccaggtaatttaactaaaagacaattatccacttgatcttcaattcgttaatcagcataaaattcgacactaggttaacttacaccttctacaccttagaaagtaaagtaatttaggccccgcaaaatataaataaacaaaacgaaTGAGTGCTACCTTGATCGACTGATTTAGacgtcctgcgacctaacgacaccgcagaaataaaatcgtccgtttcggccatatctttGTAGTCACAtcattgtcccggaatgatgaggatattctatatgcaatttgttaaggtcgattaccaggtgttcaatccatatgaattatttttatgcatgatgtttataagaaatggaaatatgaaatcttgtggtctattaaaattatgaaatgattatttatgataaactaatgaactcaccaaccttttggttgacactttaaagcatatttattctcaggtataaaagaaatcttccgctgtgcatttgctcattttaaagatattacttggagtcattcatggcatatttcaaaagacgttgcattcgagtcgttgagttcaacaagattattattaagtcattgatagtttgatatattatgaaatggtatgcatgccgtcaactttcgatgtaatgaaagtttttctattaaaaacgaatgcaatgtttgtaaaatgtataatatagaggtcaagtacctcgcgatgtaaccaaatgtaatgtattcatcctgatggattaggacgggtcgttaaaagaCTTACCCCCAAGCTGTGGAAGTATGCGTATGTTTGAAGGATTATTTGGACGGAgtagataggatacaagatcaaacGTTATTAGAATGTCCGTTAGATAATGACGTTGAAGATTTTATAGAGATGGAAGAAATGGAAGCGGGATTATCACCTTCATCAAACGAAGGAAATACCGAGACCGAAGTGGAGGAAGGTGAATATGATCCCATTAACATGGACGAATATATTGCAAATTACCAATGAACATTTGCGACTGTTGATGACCCCGAATTTGAAGCAAGTGAACAATATTACGAATGACGAAGGCAAGACGAGTAATGTATAATGGGTGATGGCAATGCCGAAGCTCGATATACTTTGCTCGTAATACATTATCGGGTGACGGCCATGCCGAAGCTTGAATAATGTATTAACTTTTGTATACTTATAGTTGTAACTTGTATCGTTCAAATAAATGTATTGTTATtggtatttatattatttatagtggttaatcaattaaataaaaatgttgttatttatattatttatagtgttaagcgttataaattataattatattatttatagttGTTTAAGCGTTATACCTTttgtttatattaattatattatattattgttgttcAAAAGTTATAAAAATCGAACCGGTAAAAATATAACCGGTAAAAATCAAAATCCGACAAAGATCTTAGTCCGAAAAAAATCCGATTCCAAAAAAAATCCGTAAAAAAACCGACCCCGAGAACCGGAACCGGATTTGGAAAAATCCGGATTTTTTTTTTGTCCGGTTTTTTTTAAATCCGGATCCGGTTTTTGTGCATCTATATGTATTCCTATGTTCGGTAGTTGCTTCGTAATGATTGTTCGACGAAGCGATCATTATTGTACCCAAGGGGTTTACACTATCAGTATGCATGCTATTTGATGTGAAATTCAAGGAAAAAATAAGGGAATTGTAGTGCTGCACCAAAAAAAAGTCTTCTTGATAAATATTTGATTGATTGTTAACTAAAGTCCAGAGTGACATAATAATCTTCCCAGCTTTAGATAGTTAACCACCATGGAATCTCATCTATCCACATATACAGATTTCATAATATTTTGTATATACACAAGATGTAATTGCCATACAACAAAGTTAACCAAATATCAACATTTATCTCAAATCTTTTGACATTGAAGGTCCAGTCGAAGTGTTAGGTAACGATGAAGTTACGGATGCCATGGCATGCCTCATGAGTTCGTTTGATATCCCAATTAATCCTTCAATTTCCTCTTCGTATTGCTCATAAACGAAGAACAAAATAAATGAGAATGCTATCGCTGCATTATAGTTAAACGAACatcaggaagaaaaaaaaaacacacattgGAATCAAGTGGTGAAACAGGCAAAAACTAGAAATGCATACCTATTGCCATTGAAGTAGGAAAAAAGTTGATAAGAAGCATCTTGAAAAGATAGATTGATACTACTACCTGCATTACGCAATTGAAAACAAAAAATAATTTCAGGATGCTGgatgttactgtaatataataacgacTAGAATCACTAGATTGGTAAAACTAGAAGGTGTTAATGGGACTAAATGGGTACTATTTTGGTGTAGGTTTGGTTGACCCAAAAATACTTTAATGCTAAAAATTTAAGTGTTTCTACCTGACATATGACTACAAAGATTACATTATTTCAATACTAGTGTAacttttgtacataaaaatatactcCGTAGATTTAGGAGATTTATGCATTGAAATTACACTCGCGAACTTTAACCCCAGTTTCCTCTTGAAGCTATTCGTTTACTCATTGACCGAATAGATATTGGTCAAGCGTACAAAAAAATCACAATTCCATGTTCATTTCATACTATGTTAAGAAAAATGCATGCAGAATGATACacgagtcttttttttttttaactgttCAAGCTCACCAGGTTCCTTGAGAACTAATGGTAGCAACAAATTCTATAAACTTCAGGTTATGAGTTTGATAGTATAATTTAGACGATATCATTGGATTATAAAAGCAAACGAGGTCGAACTCTAAGCCAAGATAACAAATAATGTTGTGTTGCAAGACGAATAGGGCCCAAACCCACCCGTTACCCAACTCTTCTGGGCCCACCTATTTTGCCATCACTAACAATGGAATGAAATGGTTGAGGAATTCCAAATCTACTACTGCACCATCATGCCAATCAAGCTTTTCTGGAATGAGAATTAGCAAGTGCTTGGATGCATATAAAAACGATCATAATAATATAGCAAGTAATAGAGGAACTTAACCGCATCTGAATAAATACCTTGATAAACATACTCCGGTCTTCTCCTTGTGCCAATGTTGTAAAAACATAACTAGCTCCATTCCACGTGTTCGTTATAGTTCTCGCACCACTCCTCAAACCCGTTTCAGATACTTCAAAACGTAAATAACCAGACCTATAGCGAGAGACATATTTATATGTTAGTAATTCGCAGAGTAAAATAATTTCAGTTTTAATTCAGAGCTACCGATATGTAAACGAAGGCGTCTGAACTACAAACTAAGGTCAATAAATACACTTACAATTCAGTTGACAATAAGGGAGTTTCATGTGACAGTGTTGCATATCCATAAAGAAATATTATGAAAACCAGCAGCAGTTGAGCTATAGAGGATACAAACGTTCTTTCACAAAGACAGAACCAGTAGAATACAGAAACCACTCCACAAAACCAAACAAATGATTTCCTCTCATCTCTCCACAATAGAATGTCTGCAACTGGAACGACAAGACAAAGGGAACTGAATGAAAATTAGCAAGTGCTTTTTGGAAGCATAAAAACACAATCAAAATaccataatataaatataaatataaataaataagaacTGGGGATGTGGATACATGAAATACAAGTTAAAATTTAGCATTATAGATTTTTTTTCATGGTTGAAACAGGATGCTCATTTATTTGGATGAGCAATGATGTGTATCCAATACAGCATTCATATGAACCTCATTTAACCTTACTGACTAGGCATCCCTTTTGCTGATTTACAGATAAAATTACTGCcagtattattattaagagaatAGATATATTAGAAAACTTGTGGTTCTTTATGACGAAATCATTTTCAAGATTTATGTTAACTCTCCAAATTCTGGAAACAATAAAACAGACTGAAATGAGTTTCGGAACAAGAAATGTTCTCATTTTGTCACTAAATCAGTAATAGTTCAGAACCCTTGTTGTCTTTAGACCTTAAAAAACAAAATGTTCTCTTATGTTTGAGCACAGAAAGCCCCATTCACATACAAATAAAGAACCAAAAATTTGAATAAAAAACAAACTAAGTAATGGTTTGTGCAAGCCTACGTAACAGTCACGTTATATCTATGTGTGAGTGTGCAACACTGTATATACATATTACATCGATGTGTGTTAAAACGTTAAAATAAGGAAATCCACTAATTACATGTATTATTGACATCAGATGTCAATAAACTAAAGCCTACTTATTCACTCTTCTACATGACTAAAATGTATTATTGACATTGGATTTCTAGCCTACTTGTTCCAAAACAAATGTGAACTCTTCTACATGtcaccaaactctctcaatttgAAGTACCGTGTAGATGAGAGTGGTGGCCTATTAACTAATCTTATAATTTTAAAATAACATGCAAATCTCAATCTCATATCAAAACATAAAATGCAAATCAGAAATAGTCGTATAATTGTGTGGACATCACCAAAACATAAAATGCAAATCTCAATCTCATATCAATCTAAAGGCATTAAAGTTGCAGATAATTAGCATAAACATCAACTAGCAAAACTTGATAAGCAAAACAGTACCAAAGTAGCCAAAACTCAAAATTGTTAAGGAAAGGTTATCTACCTTCCCCACCGCCTAGCAACTGCTCCATTTTCGATCTTTCATAGAGCTCGTCAAGAATTACGGAAGATGAGTCCTTTGCTAAGTGAGAGAATGATTCGATGGTTGACGAGACACCTTCCTATACAGTAACAATTAATGGCAACATGAATATAGATACAACATGTCAGACATAATGGCTCATGAGATTTTAAATGATTCCCTTACATTTAAAATGAGATCTATATATTAGGCAGAAaggcaaccatatatatatatatatatatatatatatatatatatatatatatatatatatatatatatatattataccatAAACAAAATGACAAGAATTCATAACTACTGCATAAGTATAGATGATGAAAACAAACTTTAACACACCTTTCAAACAAGTAATCTTGTATCGAGACAAAGTCAAAAGGGAAACATATATATTAGCAAGGTAAATAGAATTTAGAAGCAATGCGTGTATATAAAGGATGATATCCAAAGTTAGAAAGCTTACATCCATTGAGATAACTGGTGAATATTCAATGTGTGCTTGTGCTACAGAGCAATCATAAGTCATAGTCCGTGACATTAATTGGACAATATTGTGAACTGAGCTACAGTTACTAAAGTTTCTGGAGTTTGCTTGTGAATGCATCCATTTAATAAGATAAATGATCAACCGAACAACCACAGCAGGGAGTTTGACCGTTGGCCTGCAATTTAATCCGAAGATCCAACATGGGCAACAAAGTAAGAGTTTGTGAAATTACATTACGCGTAACACAGAACAAATATTTAACAAAGATCAACTctgaaacgaaaaaaaaaaaaaaaggacgcATGAATACAACTAACATATCGTAGATGACAACCCTTGCAGTATCTTAGGCATCTTAAAGTTTTATTAGACTCCAAAGTGCAGCCAGTATGGGTTTAAACAAAATGCTCATGGTAGCATTTATAATGCTACAAAAATAGTTCTTATAGACTTCCTATGATACCAAATCTGTAATTGCATGTAGGGAATACattaataacaaattaacacaattgtgTCGCCTAATGCTCTTACACAACAAATCTGGAAATGGGTTTACATTGTTATTCTATAACACACAGCTTAAATACTTAACCTGAAATGATGCTGATTTTAGGTAAGATATTTAAAAATAGTTCATAGAAGAGTTTGGTGTTCTTCAATCTTATTCAAAAAAATACGAATAAAGTTATTACCTGTAATAACCTAACCCCTCCAGCATGCGCAATGAAAATTCCCAAGAGCCAACCGGTTCTAGATTAGTGATGAAAAATACCTACATTAAATTGGATTTTGATGACTTTTTATTATAACTGAGTTCAATGAAGGTGCAAAGCAAGAGTAGGATTCTATTACTAAATGCTACCTTTCCAGAAACAAGAAACATTCGAGAGCCCAACGCAGCTTCTGCACAGATCAGGGAATGAGCGACATTTTCCACATATGTGTAGTCACACATGGTGCCATCACTTCCTATAATAAACTGGAATGAGAGACTCTATTACTTATAAAATGTATATCCAAATAGACACTTTGCTTAAAATACCAAAATGATGAACAACCACAATAATATAGTCACCAACGTCATTAAATCAACATAATGAAAGCAGTCTGTATGTTTGAGGGAAGTAAGCAACTTTATTATGAGGTCAATGTTTCATTTCTTTTACTAGCCCTCTAAAGCGACACAAGATATGCATAAAATGACAATGTTGCAAATGCATGAGATGGAAAACAGTTGAAATACGATAGTAGTATGACAATAGCTCTAAGATATGAACTAAGGCCAAGACGTGGTAAGACAATGGTAGTAAGACAATAGTTCTGAAATAATATTTTACAAGATTTAACCTTTTAACGTATAGTCGGATATTCCTGATAGTAAAGGCATTGATGATGTCATGTTGTAATAATCAAAATCAAACCTCTTTATGCACGTCATATCAGAGACAAAAGAAATCCTCATTTCCATAAATAGAGAGAAAAACCATTGACTGTTTACTTTCCACTTAATGGTTTGTTTTCGAACAACTCTTAATTCAGTACGTAAAATTGTTGTTTCTTTGTCACTTAATCTGTCACTTAATCTGAAAATTGTTCTGGTTTCATGAGACATAGAATCAGACACCCCTCCAGAATAAGAGGCAAATGGAAACAGAGGCAAAAACATCCCCTAACAACACATTAATGAGGTGAGAACTGCCTTACAAAAAAATGAGGTGGAAACTAGTCTATCAGAGCAGTTCAAGAAGTAAGTGACACCTTTCTATCATTTAGACCGTCACATTCTCCATTTTCTAGTACATCAATTATAACCAAAACATAGAAGAAGGAAATAACCTACAACAAACGTTTGTTGTAATGTGGCTAGTAATGTTTTTTTTGACAAATAAAGAGTTTCAGTGAACAAAAGTATGTAGGTATCAAAAGAAaaacaaacatatataatatatttaaatacaaaATTACTATCCACACCTTAGCCCAGCTAGATTTCGCAACATCAACAAAAGATGGTAAAATCTCCTTGTCCCCAGGTCCAAAAATGTTGCTAGGGCGAACAGCACACGTAAGAAGGCCATCAAAATCACTAGCATGCAAAACAAATGCCTCTGCTTGAGCCTTAAGTTCAGTATATACATTCTTAAACTGTGTCATGGCAAGGAAATTTATCATGTAAGAAGCTTAGCATAATAAAGATAATTCCCACCTTCTGCATTAAGTGTGAGTAAAGTACACCCGAAAACTAGCAAACCTTAATAATAGTTAACCTTTGTCTCATGCCACTACATACGACATCGATGTATGAAGATACTGTTGATTCAGTATTCAACATACACGTCTATCTAAAAGTATGAATGAACATAAATCCAATTTACAAAAGGTGCTTAAACTGTTCAATTTTATTTTGAAGAATAAACCAGCTTCATATATCTAGCTTTAAAAAGTAAAAAAACTAAACTATGAACTCTTTATAACATCTTTAAAGACATATCACTTTAACGTAACAGGGGGGAAAGTTACACAGATAAGAAGGGATAATCTGAAGACATACTTTTGTAGCATATAATAATGTCTCATTTCCATTATGTACATCCTGTGAGCTGTCCAGCACAACGTCAGCAGCACTGTTGTATATTAACCTCCTAACTTTGCATTCTTTACAAGCACTGATGACATTTTTCACACCTAAAAAaattataatacaattattaaGATACAAGAGCTTTGACAAAAACATAGTGTCCTACTGTATGGGGTAATCAAAGTGTCTGGTATATAAGATTGACCTTGTACAATTATTCTGTAGCCGGAAAAGAAATCATGATTACAGGAATCATCATCATCTACATAAAATACAACTGAAGAACCTTCAATAACTGCAAAAACACAGAAAAAGAAAAAACTAAACTGGTTTAGTCTCAGCCTGATAACTTTTAATCAATTTCTAGATAGATTTACATCTTAAAAATAAACATAGAAACATGAAATGACTAACAAGCTGTTAACGTTAGCCGGAGTAGCTATTTGTGAGGACTAGTTATTAACAACCTTTTCGGTTAGGTTTTTATTTAACTGTTATTAAGAACAGTTACGTAATTTGCTCTATTTTTAAGGTGTGACAACTGTCCGAATCGTTTGACACTTATTCTAACTGAGCAGCCCCTCGACTATATCTTCTAAAACGTTAACTTCACCAAGTTCATATCTATGTTTATACACGTGAGTTCAGATCATGTGAAGGACTGAAATCACATGCGTACTACCTACTAAGCTTCAATAAATATTGACAGTTGCTTATGATCGATTAACCAGCAAAGTACAATTTTCATTACTTACCAATGATCCTTCTACGAGGATAGCAATCCTTTAAGtgcatacataatatatatatgtatgtgtgtgtataattATGTGTATGTGCAAGAATGAATTCACTGTAATGAAGTATTATTATACACTGATAGGGCGGTATGAGTGGTTGCACGACACACCACTTAAATACGCGATTTGGGGGAAATTTTTTTGGGACTTTTAAATAGTGTTACTTTTTTTAGTGACACCATTAAAATAATTTTtctagtaaatttttatttttttatttttaatagcgATATACCAGTAACTACCATTCCTAATCCACGTGATACGCTACCACTGAACTAACTGAGATAAATATGAGACAGCCTCGCTGATACGATAGTTTCTGAAGTAAGCTAAACCTAACAGCAACAATAaatagcaattaatgtaataaatcacATAAACATACACGGACATGAACTATAAGCTAAATAAAATTACCATTGATGAGTGATTTTTTGTTTCGCACATCAATAATGAAATAAGAAGCACGGTCAGTAGAGAGAGGGTGGTGGTTGTGATCGGAAAGATGGAGACGAGTGGAATCGGCAACTCGGACGATCCAATTACCGAGTTTCAATAACCTCGCAACAAGACATTTTCCGACGAAACTTGTGCCGCCGATGACGACGCAAGTTTTCGAGTGATCGTCAACCAACGCCATTCTCTCTCTCTCTACACTTTCTCTCTCTAGGTCAAAGAGAAGAAGTTAGAGAGAGAAAGCGGATTAGATGTGCATTTTGATTTAGGGATTAACTAAAAAGAAAAGCGAATCAATCAATTTGATTTATTTTGCCTAGgttttgtcaattttttttttgtcaatAAACAGGAGGGGGGGACGAAGAGAAGGTAAGGCGCGTGCAAAGTGGATTTGGCGCCGAAACAACCAAACGCACGTCAAAAAACTTCTTTTTATGGGTAGCCCAGGGTTAACTACTCGAGGTTAAGTTCCAACACAAACATAAATGCCTTTTTGGGTGTTAATATAATGGGGAGGCAGTTTGCGAGGATATATGTTTAAAGGCAGCTGGGCACCAACAGATCTGGAAAAATAACCAACAGATCTGGAAAAATAAAACTCTCAATAACACCAAATTCATTTCCATTAAACATTACAAGAACTTATTAAAATCAAATAATCAAATCCTAATCAACAccaaacataaattaattaaattcaCTTCCACCACCGCCCTCCTTTTCCTCTCATCTTCATCATTAGCTCATTAATATGCAAATCCTATTCAAGGAAGttgctctatacaaaacgaaaagctaacgcaaattaaaataatattttgcAATTATGAGTAATATACATCTACATGTACATAACAGTACCACGTGATACTTACAAATCAAGTAGAAACAGAAGACTAGTAGCAGCAGAAAGAGAGTTGGATATTGAATTACCCAATTGTCAAAAGCAAACTTCCCAACCGTCACCATCTCCGGCGAACGTTCGTTTTCTCTGACGAGAGCTGCAACAATCG
This genomic window from Rutidosis leptorrhynchoides isolate AG116_Rl617_1_P2 chromosome 2, CSIRO_AGI_Rlap_v1, whole genome shotgun sequence contains:
- the LOC139891781 gene encoding 3beta-hydroxysteroid-dehydrogenase/decarboxylase-like — its product is MALVDDHSKTCVVIGGTSFVGKCLVARLLKLGNWIVRVADSTRLHLSDHNHHPLSTDRASYFIIDVRNKKSLINVIEGSSVVFYVDDDDSCNHDFFSGYRIIVQGVKNVISACKECKVRRLIYNSAADVVLDSSQDVHNGNETLLYATKFKNVYTELKAQAEAFVLHASDFDGLLTCAVRPSNIFGPGDKEILPSFVDVAKSSWAKFIIGSDGTMCDYTYVENVAHSLICAEAALGSRMFLVSGKVFFITNLEPVGSWEFSLRMLEGLGYYRPTVKLPAVVVRLIIYLIKWMHSQANSRNFSNCSSVHNIVQLMSRTMTYDCSVAQAHIEYSPVISMDEGVSSTIESFSHLAKDSSSVILDELYERSKMEQLLGGGEVADILLWRDERKSFVWFCGVVSVFYWFCLCERTFVSSIAQLLLVFIIFLYGYATLSHETPLLSTELSGYLRFEVSETGLRSGARTITNTWNGASYVFTTLAQGEDRSMFIKVVVSIYLFKMLLINFFPTSMAIAIAFSFILFFVYEQYEEEIEGLIGISNELMRHAMASVTSSLPNTSTGPSMSKDLR